In a single window of the uncultured Dysgonomonas sp. genome:
- a CDS encoding GH92 family glycosyl hydrolase, with the protein MKNNLQKIVLTELLFLATIQISCSQNNFHQEIEPVNYVNPYIGNISHLLVPTYPTIHLPNAMLRIYPERADLTADQLHGLPMTVTSHRGASAFNLSPIQVNNSNLSPVLDYSYDLEEITPYCYNVFLDEMNIAVKFAPSYQAAVYSFVYEDKGDDNSLIINSRNGYVAAEANTIEGCQHLDDKTTIYFFAELDNIPHRINKVDGKKGNRADGENAALILNFGARDTISIRYGISFISVEQSKQNLAREIHTYDVNNVALAGRKIWNETLDKIQIKGGTEDQKIVFYTSLYRTYERMINISEDGQYFSAFDGQVHNDQGIPFYTDDWIWDTYRATHPLRILIEPEKEQNMIRSFIRMAEQSPKQWMPTFPEVTGDSHRMNGNHAVATIWDAYCKGLTDFDLEQAYISCKGAITEKSLLPWTKTSLTELDLFYQQKGYFPALNENEPETCTQVHGYEKRQSISVILGNSYDNWCLAQIAKTLGYEDEYAQFMKMAYSYRNVYNKETGFFHPRHIDGNFIEPFDYRFSGGQGARAYYGENNGWIYRWDVQHNPADLIDLMGGRMNFIKNLNQTFREPIGKAKFEFYSTLPDHTGNVGQFSMANEPCLHIPYLYNYAGQPWMTQKRIRTLLNQWFRNDLMGMPGDEDGGGMTAFVVFSAMGFYPVTPGLPIYNIGSPLFENIKIDLGNDNFFEIMAINASDKNKYIQSAALNGKPWNKPWFSHHDIKNGGKLELIMSDKASMEWGTGEKDVPPSAEPLIK; encoded by the coding sequence ATGAAAAATAACCTTCAAAAGATAGTCCTTACAGAACTGTTATTTCTTGCAACGATTCAGATAAGCTGTAGTCAAAACAACTTCCACCAAGAAATAGAGCCAGTAAACTATGTTAATCCTTATATAGGAAACATCAGCCATCTATTAGTCCCTACCTATCCGACAATACATCTGCCGAATGCCATGCTTCGAATATATCCCGAGCGGGCAGACCTGACAGCAGACCAGCTTCATGGCTTGCCTATGACTGTTACCAGCCATCGCGGTGCATCGGCTTTTAATTTAAGCCCAATACAAGTGAATAACTCAAATCTCAGTCCCGTACTGGACTATTCATACGATTTGGAGGAAATAACTCCGTACTGCTATAATGTGTTTTTAGATGAAATGAATATTGCTGTAAAATTTGCGCCTTCATATCAGGCGGCTGTGTATTCATTTGTTTATGAGGATAAAGGAGATGATAATTCTTTGATTATAAATTCTAGAAACGGCTATGTCGCAGCAGAAGCTAATACAATAGAAGGCTGTCAACATCTTGATGACAAAACTACAATATACTTTTTTGCAGAATTAGATAATATTCCTCATAGGATAAACAAGGTAGATGGCAAAAAAGGGAATAGAGCAGACGGAGAAAATGCCGCTCTTATACTAAACTTTGGAGCAAGAGATACAATTTCTATTCGCTATGGAATTTCTTTTATTAGCGTAGAACAATCCAAACAGAATCTTGCAAGAGAAATACATACATATGATGTAAATAATGTGGCCTTAGCCGGGCGAAAAATTTGGAACGAGACTCTGGATAAGATCCAGATCAAAGGCGGTACTGAAGATCAAAAGATTGTATTTTACACTTCTCTCTATCGCACTTATGAACGAATGATCAATATATCGGAAGATGGACAATATTTTAGCGCATTTGATGGGCAAGTACATAACGACCAAGGTATTCCTTTCTATACTGACGACTGGATATGGGATACTTATAGGGCGACTCATCCCTTGCGAATATTGATAGAGCCTGAAAAAGAACAAAATATGATCCGTTCATTTATTCGTATGGCAGAACAATCTCCTAAACAATGGATGCCAACATTTCCGGAAGTTACAGGTGACAGTCACCGCATGAATGGGAATCATGCTGTAGCTACAATATGGGATGCTTATTGTAAAGGACTAACTGATTTCGACCTGGAGCAAGCATATATTTCATGCAAAGGAGCTATAACTGAAAAAAGCCTTCTGCCATGGACCAAAACAAGCCTCACGGAGTTAGATTTATTTTATCAGCAAAAAGGTTATTTTCCGGCTCTTAATGAAAATGAACCGGAAACATGTACGCAAGTACATGGCTATGAAAAACGTCAATCCATATCTGTAATACTTGGTAATAGTTACGATAATTGGTGCTTGGCCCAGATTGCAAAAACGTTAGGATATGAAGATGAATATGCACAATTCATGAAGATGGCTTATTCGTATCGCAATGTATATAACAAAGAAACCGGTTTCTTTCATCCTCGACATATCGACGGCAATTTTATAGAACCTTTCGATTATCGATTTTCCGGAGGTCAGGGAGCTCGTGCTTATTATGGTGAAAACAACGGATGGATTTATCGTTGGGATGTACAGCACAATCCTGCAGACCTTATTGACTTGATGGGAGGACGAATGAATTTTATAAAGAATCTGAATCAAACCTTTCGGGAACCAATAGGAAAGGCAAAATTTGAATTCTACTCTACTTTACCGGATCATACCGGAAATGTTGGCCAGTTCTCCATGGCAAACGAACCTTGCTTACATATTCCATATCTCTACAATTATGCAGGGCAACCATGGATGACCCAAAAACGGATTCGAACACTACTTAATCAATGGTTTAGAAATGATTTGATGGGAATGCCCGGCGATGAAGATGGCGGAGGTATGACTGCATTTGTTGTCTTCTCTGCTATGGGATTCTATCCGGTTACTCCGGGTCTTCCGATTTATAATATTGGTTCACCTCTATTTGAAAATATAAAAATTGATCTCGGTAATGATAATTTTTTTGAAATTATGGCTATAAATGCTTCAGACAAAAACAAATATATCCAATCAGCTGCACTAAATGGTAAACCATGGAATAAGCCCTGGTTCAGTCACCATGATATAAAAAATGGAGGAAAATTAGAATTAATAATGAGTGATAAGGCATCTATGGAATGGGGAACAGGTGAAAAGGATGTCCCTCCGTCTGCGGAACCTTTGATTAAATAA
- a CDS encoding glycoside hydrolase family 76 protein, with translation MKKIRLWAILVITALISCSSTDPVFVAEGSLAPELISGAVYRITPYLDESKSISVKDASFSDATGIVAWTETNVNSQRWRLNKDESGNFYYLTNVYTGKSMHIDSPASLGANVKQYTKENTYNYKWIISETEESGVYFLNTALLASENKLYLEISKNSDGSNIEEGVAVKTFIKRNGEDASLQKWKLERVSEVPNRFTSAMRDEMVRAWKAQYYRKAQNVGYTLSDANRLANESHVWQDSEIFEIVLDAYETTADASFKDMFDQLYRNFIYENGSNWLYNPFNDDITWMVIACVRAHLLFGNQEYLNVAVENFTQMYDRALMPEGCLRWCEKEEERIKTNSCINSPAIVAACYLAQATGDVSYYEKAKGVYDKQAQYLYDVATGMVYDCVTTDHFNPWKWASTYNQGTFLGASMMLYEYYGDNTYKENMQKTAEYTIQHFSDNNNILFTPDENGANDRPGFKGILMRYMRQFINNYEIPGYADWMEACALQAYNNKNTKGLVWTDWTKKATENMVYESANTTEYYATDPWGTSTAVSIAVNLPLIQK, from the coding sequence ATGAAAAAAATTAGACTTTGGGCTATTTTAGTCATAACAGCCCTGATAAGCTGTTCTTCTACAGATCCTGTATTTGTTGCGGAAGGCTCCCTCGCTCCGGAACTCATATCAGGAGCTGTTTATCGAATTACTCCATATTTGGATGAAAGTAAAAGTATTTCTGTTAAAGATGCATCTTTTTCTGATGCCACGGGCATTGTAGCATGGACAGAAACAAATGTTAATTCACAGCGATGGAGGCTAAACAAAGATGAAAGTGGAAACTTCTACTATCTAACTAATGTGTATACCGGCAAATCAATGCACATTGATTCTCCGGCTTCTTTAGGCGCAAATGTAAAACAATACACAAAAGAGAATACGTACAATTACAAATGGATAATATCGGAAACGGAAGAAAGTGGAGTTTATTTTCTCAACACAGCATTATTAGCGAGTGAAAATAAACTGTATCTGGAAATTTCTAAAAACTCGGACGGGAGCAATATTGAAGAAGGTGTAGCTGTGAAAACATTTATCAAAAGAAACGGAGAAGATGCATCTTTACAAAAATGGAAATTAGAACGAGTTTCGGAAGTTCCTAACCGTTTTACATCGGCAATGAGAGATGAAATGGTCAGAGCCTGGAAGGCGCAATATTACCGGAAAGCACAAAACGTCGGGTATACGCTGAGTGATGCAAACCGTTTGGCAAATGAGAGTCATGTATGGCAAGACTCCGAAATCTTTGAAATTGTGTTGGATGCTTATGAAACTACAGCAGATGCATCGTTCAAAGATATGTTTGATCAGCTCTATCGAAATTTTATTTACGAAAATGGAAGCAACTGGTTATATAATCCGTTCAATGATGATATTACCTGGATGGTTATAGCTTGCGTGCGAGCACATCTTCTTTTTGGTAATCAGGAATACCTGAATGTTGCAGTCGAAAACTTTACACAAATGTATGACAGAGCTCTAATGCCAGAAGGCTGTCTAAGATGGTGCGAAAAAGAGGAAGAACGTATCAAGACCAATTCATGTATCAATTCTCCGGCTATAGTGGCTGCATGTTACCTGGCTCAGGCTACAGGAGATGTATCATATTATGAAAAAGCAAAAGGAGTGTATGATAAACAAGCTCAGTATCTCTACGATGTGGCTACAGGTATGGTCTATGATTGTGTGACAACAGACCATTTCAATCCGTGGAAATGGGCTTCAACTTACAATCAGGGAACGTTTTTAGGTGCGTCTATGATGCTTTATGAATATTATGGAGATAATACATATAAAGAAAATATGCAGAAAACAGCAGAGTATACAATACAGCACTTTAGCGATAATAATAATATTTTATTTACTCCTGATGAAAATGGAGCTAATGATCGTCCGGGATTCAAAGGCATCCTGATGAGGTACATGAGACAATTTATCAATAACTATGAAATACCCGGATATGCAGACTGGATGGAAGCTTGCGCATTGCAAGCATATAACAATAAGAATACGAAAGGATTGGTTTGGACAGACTGGACTAAAAAAGCGACGGAAAACATGGTCTATGAAAGCGCAAATACAACAGAATACTATGCAACTGACCCATGGGGCACTTCTACAGCGGTATCTATAGCTGTAAATCTTCCATTAATTCAGAAGTAA